The Spirochaetota bacterium genome has a segment encoding these proteins:
- the rpsO gene encoding 30S ribosomal protein S15, which translates to MNQKKEIIEKFKTHDKDTGSPEVQIALLTDRINQLMEHFKVHAKDFHSRRGLLKLVGQRRRLLDYLKKKDLGRYRGLIKELGIRR; encoded by the coding sequence ATGAATCAGAAGAAAGAGATCATCGAAAAATTCAAGACTCATGACAAGGACACCGGTTCCCCGGAGGTTCAGATTGCCCTTCTGACTGACCGCATCAATCAGTTAATGGAGCATTTCAAGGTCCACGCGAAGGATTTTCATTCCCGCCGCGGCCTGCTGAAACTTGTCGGCCAGAGAAGACGGCTCCTTGACTATCTCAAGAAGAAAGACCTTGGCCGCTATCGCGGACTTATCAAGGAACTGGGCATCCGGAGATAA